From the genome of Geminocystis herdmanii PCC 6308, one region includes:
- the clpB gene encoding ATP-dependent chaperone ClpB codes for MQPTDPNKFTEIAWDAVVRSQDICKELKNQNLEVEHLILALLEENTIATKIFSQANIDINLLNKQLQTFATRQPRMFSVNQLYLGRSLDSMLDRAEICRESWQDEFIGISHLLVAFSDDQRIGKKTLKSFNIDPQDFQIKIKDFKLKIEKEEAQTSEPEETIEKEPPLTKFGRDLTEEAKEGKLDPVIGRDDEVRRVIQVLSRRSKNNPVLIGEPGVGKTAIAEGLAQRIVNGDVPESLKNRQLISLDMGSLIAGAKYRGQFEERLRSVLKEVINSDGQIILFIDELHTVVGAGSREGGAMDAGNLLKPLLARGELRCIGASTLDEYRKHIEKDPALERRFQQVYIKEPSVEDTISILRGLKERYEVHHGVKITDSALIAAATLSHRYITGRFLPDKAIDLVDEAAAKLKMEITSKPVELEVLDRRLMQLQMEQLSLQGEEKNDKSAQDNLERITAEIDDLQIKQRELSSQWLIEKELLDEIHALKEEEKELRLQVEQAERAYDLNTAAQLKYGKLETLQQDIESKEGKLLEIQSQENAMLREDVTESDIAEIVAGWTGIPVNRLLETERQKLLQLESHLHDRVIGQNEAVAIVSAAIRRARAGMKDPSRPIGSFLFMGPTGVGKTELARALAAFLFDSEDAMIRIDMSEYMEKHAVSRLIGAPPGYVGYEEGGQLSEAIRRRPYSVVLLDEVEKAHRDVFNILLQVLDDGRITDSQGRTVDFRNTIIVMTSNLGGEYILKLAGDDKNYEAMKEKVLVALNKHFRPEFLNRIDDLIIFHGLKKEELREIVTLQLVRLEKLLAEQNISIELTPEAQDYIVDVGYDPTYGARPLKRAIQRELENPLATKILENTFTEGDKVMVTLKDDRLVFDKDSGV; via the coding sequence ATGCAACCAACCGATCCGAATAAGTTTACTGAAATTGCTTGGGATGCCGTAGTGCGATCGCAAGATATTTGTAAAGAGTTAAAAAACCAAAACTTAGAAGTAGAACATTTAATACTAGCCTTATTAGAAGAAAATACGATCGCCACAAAAATTTTTAGTCAAGCCAATATTGATATAAACCTTTTAAATAAGCAATTACAGACATTTGCCACCCGTCAACCGAGAATGTTTAGCGTCAATCAGTTATACTTAGGACGTAGTTTAGATTCCATGTTGGATAGGGCGGAAATTTGTCGAGAAAGTTGGCAGGATGAATTTATCGGCATTTCTCATTTATTAGTCGCCTTTTCTGATGATCAACGTATAGGCAAAAAAACTCTTAAAAGTTTCAATATTGATCCTCAAGATTTTCAAATTAAAATTAAAGATTTTAAACTCAAAATTGAGAAAGAAGAAGCCCAAACCAGTGAGCCTGAAGAAACTATCGAAAAAGAGCCTCCTTTAACCAAATTTGGGCGAGATTTGACGGAAGAAGCCAAAGAGGGCAAACTTGATCCTGTTATCGGTAGGGATGATGAGGTAAGACGTGTTATTCAAGTATTGTCAAGACGATCGAAAAATAACCCCGTGTTAATTGGTGAGCCAGGGGTGGGTAAAACTGCGATCGCAGAAGGTTTAGCCCAAAGAATTGTTAACGGAGATGTGCCAGAATCTTTGAAAAATCGTCAATTAATTTCCCTTGATATGGGTAGTTTAATCGCTGGTGCTAAATATCGAGGACAATTTGAGGAGAGACTTCGATCGGTATTAAAAGAGGTGATAAATTCCGATGGACAGATAATTTTATTTATCGATGAACTTCATACCGTAGTGGGTGCAGGTTCAAGGGAAGGAGGCGCAATGGATGCAGGAAACCTGCTTAAACCTTTATTGGCAAGGGGTGAATTGCGTTGTATCGGGGCGAGTACCCTTGATGAATACCGTAAACACATCGAAAAAGACCCTGCTCTTGAAAGACGTTTCCAACAAGTGTATATCAAAGAGCCTAGCGTTGAGGATACCATCTCCATTTTACGGGGTTTAAAGGAGCGTTACGAAGTTCATCACGGGGTGAAAATTACGGATTCTGCTTTGATTGCGGCGGCAACTTTATCTCATCGTTATATTACGGGGCGATTTTTACCTGACAAAGCCATTGATTTAGTGGATGAAGCCGCCGCTAAGTTGAAAATGGAAATCACCTCGAAACCCGTTGAATTGGAAGTACTCGATCGACGTTTGATGCAATTGCAGATGGAGCAGTTATCATTACAAGGAGAGGAAAAAAATGATAAATCTGCGCAGGATAATTTAGAGCGCATCACCGCAGAAATTGACGATTTACAAATCAAACAACGGGAATTATCCTCTCAATGGCTGATTGAAAAAGAATTATTAGACGAAATTCACGCCTTAAAAGAGGAAGAAAAAGAGCTAAGATTGCAAGTTGAACAGGCTGAAAGAGCATACGATTTAAACACGGCGGCACAGTTAAAATATGGCAAATTAGAGACATTACAGCAAGATATTGAGAGTAAAGAAGGGAAATTGCTCGAAATTCAATCTCAGGAAAACGCCATGCTGAGGGAAGATGTCACAGAGTCAGATATTGCGGAAATTGTGGCAGGATGGACGGGAATCCCCGTTAACCGTCTTTTGGAAACCGAGCGCCAAAAATTATTACAATTAGAATCTCATCTGCACGATCGAGTTATCGGACAAAATGAAGCCGTAGCCATCGTTTCTGCCGCCATACGCCGTGCTAGAGCGGGAATGAAAGACCCTAGTCGTCCCATCGGTTCATTCCTGTTTATGGGTCCTACAGGTGTCGGAAAAACCGAATTAGCAAGGGCTTTAGCCGCCTTTTTGTTCGACTCCGAAGACGCTATGATCAGAATAGATATGTCTGAGTACATGGAAAAACACGCAGTATCAAGATTAATTGGTGCGCCCCCCGGTTATGTAGGTTACGAAGAAGGAGGGCAATTATCGGAAGCTATACGCCGTCGCCCCTATTCCGTTGTCTTACTTGACGAGGTAGAAAAAGCACATCGTGACGTGTTTAACATTCTTCTGCAAGTGTTAGACGATGGTAGAATTACTGACAGTCAAGGGCGCACGGTGGATTTTCGCAATACCATTATTGTCATGACTTCTAACCTTGGCGGTGAGTATATTTTGAAGTTGGCAGGGGATGATAAAAACTATGAAGCCATGAAAGAGAAGGTTTTAGTGGCGTTAAACAAGCATTTTCGCCCTGAATTTCTCAATCGTATCGATGACTTAATCATTTTTCATGGACTCAAGAAAGAGGAGTTACGGGAAATTGTCACTTTACAGCTTGTCAGGTTAGAAAAACTACTAGCAGAACAAAATATTTCGATCGAACTCACACCCGAAGCACAAGACTATATTGTGGATGTGGGTTATGATCCTACTTACGGTGCACGTCCATTAAAACGGGCTATTCAAAGGGAATTAGAAAACCCCCTTGCCACGAAAATTCTTGAAAATACTTTCACCGAAGGGGATAAAGTAATGGTAACACTAAAGGACGATCGATTGGTATTTGATAAAGATTCAGGAGTATAG
- a CDS encoding type II toxin-antitoxin system HicA family toxin: MGKLRILSGKEVCRILAKYGFQQIRQKGSHIIMQKTVENGTITVPIPNHDTIKIGTLQSIIRQSQIPRKEFEL; the protein is encoded by the coding sequence TTGGGTAAATTACGCATACTTTCGGGGAAAGAAGTCTGTCGAATTTTGGCAAAATATGGATTTCAGCAAATACGTCAGAAAGGCAGTCATATCATAATGCAAAAAACCGTAGAAAATGGTACTATAACTGTTCCAATACCGAATCATGACACGATTAAAATAGGCACACTTCAATCTATTATTCGTCAATCTCAAATACCTAGAAAAGAATTTGAGTTATAA
- a CDS encoding type II toxin-antitoxin system HicB family antitoxin: MKYQQLTAIIEKEGDGYVSLCPELDIASQGDTIEEARNNLKEALELFFETASSQEIETRLHNEIYITRLEVAVG; encoded by the coding sequence ATGAAATATCAACAACTAACAGCAATTATTGAAAAAGAGGGAGATGGTTATGTATCCCTTTGCCCTGAATTAGATATTGCTAGTCAAGGTGATACCATTGAAGAAGCTAGAAATAACCTTAAAGAAGCCTTAGAATTATTCTTTGAAACCGCATCTTCTCAAGAAATAGAAACAAGATTACATAATGAGATTTATATAACTCGTTTGGAGGTTGCTGTTGGGTAA
- a CDS encoding type II toxin-antitoxin system HicB family antitoxin, with translation MRETIVFEINQEDDGGFIAECLSEDIFTEGDSWEELKENITEAVKAFYFDKTFIPIVKLHLVKNETLVIQ, from the coding sequence ATGAGAGAGACGATCGTATTTGAAATCAATCAAGAAGATGACGGTGGATTTATTGCAGAATGTCTGAGTGAAGATATTTTCACCGAAGGAGATAGTTGGGAAGAATTAAAGGAAAATATTACAGAAGCAGTGAAGGCTTTTTACTTCGATAAAACATTTATTCCCATTGTAAAATTACATTTAGTTAAAAATGAAACTCTAGTTATTCAATGA
- a CDS encoding pentapeptide repeat-containing protein, producing the protein MQLLESHNQCPDCVLMELSVIPKENTSNQFELYLNLKFSQQEEEILEGKVKFSLRSSLLILELNNITLVEKSQINSPLIKLVDSVFSAQPTWIIKHTPEQKFLQDNLSNVKLGVVEVKDSPHELTAQIIAKKADIFLTDIEGLWLHDITPNKHAVLERKLAEFIEKIYLKPYISKTIFQSQDGINSPSLCHENKDNILVEDSKSLKKIIQFIYRSQKDNFTELAEIAGLNPLTDFAGGDLTGVNLSGLNLSSSNFSYGNLRGADLTDTDFSEANLNHIKLNGADLSGAYLEGANLQNASLQNASLALANAIGANLSYANLTNTNLQNTSLGQTIVKKAIFSSNSGLDEDTKKQLIKDGAIVH; encoded by the coding sequence ATGCAATTATTAGAATCCCACAATCAATGTCCCGATTGCGTTTTAATGGAATTAAGCGTTATTCCTAAAGAAAATACTAGCAATCAATTTGAGTTATATCTTAATCTTAAATTCAGTCAACAAGAAGAGGAAATCTTAGAAGGAAAAGTTAAATTTAGCCTTCGATCGAGCTTATTAATTTTAGAATTAAATAATATCACATTAGTCGAAAAAAGTCAAATAAATTCCCCTTTAATTAAATTAGTTGACTCAGTTTTTTCAGCACAACCTACATGGATAATTAAGCACACACCAGAGCAAAAATTTCTTCAAGATAATTTATCCAATGTTAAATTAGGGGTAGTGGAAGTTAAAGATTCACCCCATGAATTAACCGCCCAAATTATTGCAAAAAAAGCAGATATTTTTTTAACAGATATTGAAGGATTATGGCTTCATGATATTACTCCTAATAAACACGCAGTTTTAGAGAGAAAATTAGCGGAATTTATTGAAAAAATTTACTTAAAACCTTATATCAGTAAAACGATTTTTCAATCTCAAGACGGAATAAATTCTCCTAGTTTATGTCATGAAAATAAAGACAATATTTTGGTAGAAGATAGTAAATCATTGAAAAAAATTATTCAATTTATTTATCGAAGTCAAAAAGATAATTTTACAGAATTAGCGGAAATAGCAGGATTAAATCCCTTAACTGATTTTGCAGGAGGAGATTTAACAGGAGTTAATTTAAGTGGTTTAAATTTAAGTAGTAGTAATTTTTCTTATGGTAATTTAAGAGGTGCAGACTTAACAGATACGGATTTTAGTGAAGCTAATTTAAACCATATTAAGCTCAATGGTGCGGATTTAAGTGGAGCATATTTAGAGGGTGCAAATTTACAAAATGCTAGTTTACAAAATGCTAGTTTAGCCCTAGCTAATGCTATTGGTGCGAATCTTAGCTATGCTAATTTAACTAATACTAATTTACAAAATACTAGCTTAGGTCAAACTATTGTTAAAAAAGCGATTTTTTCCTCTAATTCAGGTTTAGATGAAGATACAAAAAAACAGTTAATTAAAGATGGTGCGATCGTGCATTAA
- a CDS encoding aspartate carbamoyltransferase catalytic subunit, which translates to MTATSWTRKHIISLEDFSIEEYNTVLTTASSFKDVLQSRTKKVPALQGQVVANMFFEPSTRTRSSFELAAKRLSADILNFAPSTSSLTKGETILDTAKTYLAMGANIMVIRHSQSGVPLNIALEMDRLQSGVSIFNGGDGLHQHPSQGLLDLFTICSSLESKNPQISLLKDKKIAIVGDILHSRVARSNINSLLASGAQVHLASSPTLLPSLFADIVEDKYKDRLFLHWHLKPALENADFVMTLRLQKERMTDYLLPSLREYHQLFGITLDRLQWCKPEVKVLHPGPVNRGVEISSELMDDPNYSLISDQVTNGVAVRMALLYLIGNSK; encoded by the coding sequence ATGACTGCTACATCTTGGACACGAAAACATATTATATCCTTAGAAGACTTTTCGATCGAGGAGTATAACACCGTTTTAACTACCGCTTCTAGTTTTAAAGATGTTTTACAGAGTCGCACAAAAAAAGTTCCCGCATTACAAGGGCAAGTTGTAGCTAATATGTTTTTTGAACCTTCTACTCGCACTCGTAGTAGTTTTGAACTAGCCGCCAAAAGACTCTCCGCAGATATATTAAACTTTGCGCCCAGCACTTCATCTTTAACCAAAGGAGAGACAATTTTAGATACAGCCAAAACCTATCTGGCAATGGGAGCGAATATCATGGTAATTCGTCATAGTCAATCAGGAGTGCCCTTAAATATTGCCTTAGAAATGGATAGATTGCAGTCTGGGGTAAGCATTTTCAACGGCGGTGACGGTTTACATCAACACCCCTCCCAAGGATTACTAGATTTGTTTACCATTTGCTCATCTTTAGAGAGTAAAAACCCTCAAATTTCCTTATTAAAAGACAAAAAAATCGCCATTGTCGGGGATATTCTTCATTCTAGGGTAGCTCGTTCTAATATCAACAGTTTACTCGCTAGTGGTGCGCAAGTTCATTTAGCTTCTTCTCCCACTCTGTTACCCTCCCTATTTGCTGATATTGTTGAGGATAAATATAAGGATAGATTATTTTTGCATTGGCACTTAAAACCAGCTTTAGAAAATGCCGATTTTGTCATGACTTTAAGATTACAGAAAGAACGCATGACAGATTATTTATTACCCAGTCTTAGAGAGTATCATCAATTGTTCGGAATTACCCTCGATCGATTACAATGGTGTAAACCAGAAGTTAAAGTATTACATCCCGGACCTGTAAATAGAGGAGTTGAGATAAGTTCAGAATTAATGGATGATCCTAACTATAGCTTAATTTCCGATCAAGTCACCAATGGAGTTGCCGTGCGCATGGCGTTATTATACCTCATCGGCAACTCAAAATAG
- a CDS encoding lytic transglycosylase domain-containing protein, whose translation MKSKKNKTLIPIPTLLIILTGIVGATVLTPTLIKLLEGVIVTTEPVEYRLDAPSEVLLLADVSPVDRQTALEAIANQEKPSLDRNRARFLLASDILRGDFDGAKALNYLKNLEKEYPILAPYILLRQGRAYELTNDTEKAQEIWLKLVTEFPEDLVSAEAYYKLGTYDQNYWQEAIKRFPQYPRTHEIVRTLLKKEPNQKDLLLLLATYDLSPQTKGDLDTLVKQFGKELTPQQWDIIGQNYWQNNHFLQASQAYIKGTSTPEHLYRIARGYQVSKKPTEAKSFYLKLVNEFPDAPDTGLALRRLATMTQGDEALSFLNRVDKRFLEEAPKALNQKATILTALGRFPEATQVRNQLLQEFPNSEEAANYRWQVAQEFARANNLVSAWQWAQQISVNNPDSDVAPKAGFWVGKWAEKLGQPEEAQKAFQFVLDKHPHSYYAWRSAVRLGKDVGDFTTIRSLPLKVETPVARSIPPAGSNMFKELFLLGENQEAIDLFRGEIGNKPEVTVSEQFIQGLIQQIQGKNLQGINTIWSLKNRRDNPEDYQEWRILRNSPEYWYGLFPFHYEDLIVKWSTERKLNPFLVVSLIRQESRFEKEIKSPVGATGLMQIMPDTGKWIAPQIGIKEYSLTDPNDNIKMGTWYLNHTHETYNGNSLLAVASYNAGPGNVANWLKRYSLDDFDEFVENIPFPETKGYIETVFGNYWNYVELYDPQIQERIEN comes from the coding sequence ATGAAAAGTAAAAAAAATAAAACTCTAATACCCATACCCACTTTATTAATTATCCTTACTGGAATTGTTGGCGCTACGGTATTAACTCCCACCCTCATTAAACTTCTGGAGGGGGTTATAGTTACAACTGAGCCAGTAGAGTATAGACTAGATGCACCTTCTGAAGTATTACTCTTAGCAGATGTTTCACCTGTCGATCGACAAACTGCTTTAGAGGCGATCGCCAATCAAGAGAAACCATCTTTAGACAGAAATAGAGCAAGATTTCTATTAGCTTCAGATATATTAAGAGGGGATTTTGATGGTGCAAAAGCCTTAAATTATTTAAAAAATTTAGAGAAAGAATATCCTATTTTAGCACCCTATATCTTATTAAGACAAGGGAGAGCTTATGAGTTAACAAATGACACCGAAAAAGCCCAAGAAATTTGGTTAAAATTAGTAACAGAATTTCCCGAAGATTTAGTTAGTGCCGAAGCCTATTATAAACTTGGTACTTATGATCAAAACTATTGGCAAGAAGCCATAAAAAGATTTCCTCAATATCCTCGTACTCATGAAATTGTCCGTACATTATTAAAAAAAGAACCCAATCAAAAAGACTTATTATTATTATTAGCAACCTATGATTTATCTCCTCAAACTAAAGGAGATTTAGACACATTAGTTAAGCAATTTGGCAAAGAATTAACTCCGCAACAATGGGATATAATAGGACAAAATTATTGGCAAAATAATCACTTTTTACAAGCCTCCCAAGCCTATATAAAAGGCACTTCTACCCCCGAACATTTATATCGTATTGCTAGAGGTTATCAAGTATCAAAGAAACCAACAGAAGCAAAAAGTTTTTATTTGAAATTGGTTAATGAATTTCCTGATGCGCCCGATACGGGGTTAGCTTTAAGAAGACTGGCAACCATGACACAAGGAGATGAAGCCTTGTCTTTCCTTAATCGTGTGGATAAAAGATTCTTAGAAGAAGCGCCTAAAGCCTTAAATCAAAAAGCCACTATCTTAACTGCCTTGGGAAGATTTCCAGAGGCAACCCAAGTCAGAAATCAACTATTACAAGAGTTTCCTAACTCTGAGGAGGCGGCGAATTATCGTTGGCAAGTAGCACAAGAATTTGCACGAGCAAATAATTTAGTCTCCGCTTGGCAATGGGCGCAACAAATTAGCGTCAATAATCCAGACAGTGATGTCGCACCAAAAGCAGGGTTTTGGGTAGGAAAATGGGCAGAAAAATTAGGGCAACCAGAAGAAGCCCAAAAGGCTTTTCAATTTGTCTTAGATAAACACCCTCATTCATACTACGCTTGGCGATCGGCTGTGCGATTAGGTAAAGATGTGGGAGATTTTACCACTATTCGCAGTTTACCATTAAAAGTAGAAACTCCCGTAGCTCGATCGATCCCTCCTGCAGGTTCAAATATGTTTAAAGAGTTGTTTTTATTAGGAGAAAATCAAGAAGCCATCGACTTATTTAGAGGGGAAATAGGCAATAAACCAGAAGTAACGGTATCAGAACAATTTATTCAAGGATTGATTCAACAAATTCAAGGTAAAAATTTACAAGGAATTAATACTATTTGGAGTTTAAAAAATCGTCGAGATAACCCCGAAGATTATCAAGAATGGCGAATCTTGCGTAATAGTCCAGAATATTGGTATGGTTTATTTCCCTTCCATTATGAAGATTTAATCGTAAAATGGTCAACGGAAAGAAAATTAAATCCCTTTTTGGTAGTGTCGCTGATTCGTCAAGAGTCGAGATTTGAGAAAGAAATTAAATCTCCCGTCGGCGCCACGGGATTAATGCAGATTATGCCCGACACGGGAAAATGGATTGCACCCCAAATCGGCATTAAAGAATATTCTCTCACCGATCCTAATGATAATATTAAGATGGGAACATGGTACTTAAACCATACCCACGAAACCTATAATGGTAACTCTTTACTTGCTGTTGCTAGTTACAACGCAGGACCTGGAAATGTGGCAAACTGGTTAAAACGTTATAGTTTGGATGATTTTGACGAATTTGTGGAAAATATCCCCTTCCCAGAAACTAAAGGTTATATCGAGACAGTTTTCGGCAATTACTGGAATTATGTCGAATTGTACGATCCTCAAATACAGGAAAGAATTGAAAATTAA
- a CDS encoding lysophospholipid acyltransferase family protein, with protein sequence MSTNQPSQEIIKTKTTVYHLVRSFMVNPVFSLYFRGKVTGREKIPPKGKLIIVSNHASVFDPPLVSAAITRPVAYMAKEELFTKNGLKQLITALGAYPVNREGVDRKAIRQAISRLEEGWATGIFIEGTRTSDGRVHDPKLGAALIASKAQAPLLPVCLYGTEKILESGKKFPRSIDIHIKIGDIIEPPVSGKKEVLEVVTRECADALNSLHDTLRIKN encoded by the coding sequence ATGAGTACAAATCAACCCTCTCAAGAGATCATCAAAACTAAAACAACAGTTTATCATCTCGTTCGATCGTTTATGGTGAATCCTGTTTTTTCTCTTTATTTTCGAGGTAAGGTGACGGGGAGAGAGAAAATTCCCCCCAAGGGTAAGTTAATTATAGTGAGTAATCATGCTAGTGTTTTTGATCCTCCTTTGGTATCGGCGGCCATTACACGCCCTGTTGCTTACATGGCAAAGGAAGAATTATTTACAAAAAATGGTTTAAAACAGCTTATCACAGCTTTGGGCGCTTATCCTGTTAATCGGGAAGGTGTCGATCGAAAAGCGATACGTCAAGCCATTTCTCGACTGGAGGAAGGTTGGGCAACGGGGATTTTTATTGAAGGCACACGCACGAGTGACGGCAGAGTTCATGACCCCAAACTAGGTGCTGCGTTGATTGCATCAAAAGCACAAGCTCCTTTATTGCCTGTATGTTTATATGGTACAGAGAAAATCCTTGAATCGGGCAAAAAATTTCCCCGATCGATCGATATTCATATCAAAATAGGGGATATTATCGAGCCTCCCGTATCTGGAAAAAAAGAAGTATTAGAAGTCGTCACCCGTGAATGTGCCGATGCCCTTAATTCCCTCCATGACACCCTAAGAATTAAGAATTAA